Proteins encoded in a region of the Acidobacteriota bacterium genome:
- a CDS encoding zf-HC2 domain-containing protein, whose translation MTTDATREHCVDAETLAAWADRGLPAAEAAAVELHLSNCERCQEVLAAFVRSQPQAAVVLPFWSRPAVRLGAAGLAVAASVTLVVWTNRPPSVPTPTATVASSELAPAAPP comes from the coding sequence GTGACCACTGACGCCACACGCGAACACTGCGTCGACGCCGAAACGCTGGCGGCGTGGGCCGACCGCGGCCTGCCGGCCGCTGAAGCGGCAGCGGTGGAACTGCATCTGTCCAACTGTGAGCGCTGCCAGGAGGTGTTGGCGGCGTTTGTGCGAAGCCAGCCTCAGGCCGCTGTGGTGCTTCCGTTCTGGTCGCGCCCCGCGGTGCGTCTGGGTGCCGCAGGTCTGGCCGTGGCCGCTTCTGTGACGCTCGTGGTCTGGACGAACCGGCCCCCATCTGTCCCGACGCCGACAGCGACCGTGGCGTCGAGCGAACTGGCGCCTGCGGCCCCGCCCTGA